In Helianthus annuus cultivar XRQ/B chromosome 8, HanXRQr2.0-SUNRISE, whole genome shotgun sequence, a single genomic region encodes these proteins:
- the LOC110872728 gene encoding zinc finger CCCH domain-containing protein 29 gives MGGENIQQKKIKVVMKCSKLLELAAADDVSSFVSEVEQHKMNVDDVSFWYGRRFSSKLKMGFAHRTPLMIASLYGSIQVVKYLISTKNVDVNKTSGTDGVTALHCAAAGGSLTSVEVGKLLVNAGADVSVQDADGSKPGDVIARGVKSSVRKGLELMLKGFVLEEAVPVKKEYPVDASLPDINNELYGSDEFRMYMFKVKPCSRAYTHDWTECPFVHPGENARRRDVNKFNYSCVPCPEFRKGSCVHGDACEYAHGVFESWLHPAQYKTRLCKDETGCARKVCFFAHRVDELRPLYASTGSAIPSPKSGSGSVSSIESGSMSPIQNSSPMVIGSTPPMSPSVSPVNGWPNQNKMNQSPPTLQLSGSRLRTALNARDLELQSLRAQHQQRQQLIDDLTANIYSNKFGELTPSNLDDIFGSFDPSLLSSSTQLQSPSDLRGNYSPSPMRKPANFAFDSSAAVAQAVINSRSGAFSKQRSQSFIDRGAGPVGGPISQWGSPDGKLEWGFNGEGANKFRKSASFGLRNGLPVSVGHEPDVSWVNTLVKDVSSVGVGLYSSSEKQRYGGGGGGEKLPQWVEQCL, from the coding sequence ATGGGAGGAGAAAATATTCAACAGAAGAAAATTAAGGTTGTTATGAAATGCTCAAAACTGCTCGAGTTAGCAGCTGCCGATGATGTTTCCTCGTTCGTGTCCGAGGTTGAACAACATAAGATGAATGTTGATGACGTCAGTTTTTGGTACGGAAGAAGATTTTCATCTAAACTCAAGATGGGGTTTGCACACCGAACGCCGTTAATGATTGCGTCACTGTACGGTAGCATACAAGTGGTAAAATACTTAATCAGTACCAAAAACGTTGACGTCAACAAAACCTCCGGTACTGACGGCGTTACCGCCCTCCACTGTGCCGCCGCCGGCGGGTCTCTAACGTCCGTTGAAGTCGGGAAGCTGTTAGTTAACGCCGGTGCTGACGTCAGCGTACAAGATGCTGACGGGAGCAAACCCGGTGACGTCATTGCTCGGGGGGTAAAATCGTCTGTTAGAAAAGGTTTGGAGTTGATGTTGAAAGGTTTTGTGTTGGAGGAAGCTGTGCCGGTGAAAAAGGAATATCCGGTTGATGCATCGTTACCGGATATTAATAATGAATTGTACGGATCTGATGAGTTTCGGATGTATATGTTTAAGGTTAAACCGTGTTCGAGAGCGTACACTCATGATTGGACTGAGTGCCCGTTTGTTCACCCGGGCGAGAACGCGCGTCGGCGTGATGTTAACAAGTTTAATTACAGTTGTGTCCCGTGCCCGGAGTTTCGGAAAGGAAGCTGCGTGCACGGAGACGCGTGTGAGTATGCACACGGGGTGTTTGAGTCTTGGCTTCACCCGGCTCAATACAAGACCCGGTTGTGTAAGGATGAGACTGGTTGTGCGCGAAAAGTGTGTTTTTTCGCGCACAGGGTGGATGAGTTGAGGCCTCTGTATGCCTCAACTGGTTCTGCTATTCCTTCACCAAAATCAGGGTCTGGGTCTGTGAGTTCCATTGAATCGGGCTCGATGAGCCCGATTCAAAACTCCAGCCCGATGGTTATTGGTTCCACGCCACCCATGTCACCGTCGGTTTCTCCGGTGAACGGGTGGCCAAACCAGAACAAGATGAACCAGTCACCGCCGACGCTGCAGCTCTCTGGTAGCCGTTTGCGGACCGCTTTGAATGCGCGAGACCTCGAGTTGCAAAGCTTAAGAGCTCAACACCAACAAAGACAACAATTGATTGATGATTTGACTGCCAATATTTACTCCAATAAGTTCGGAGAATTAACTCCTTCCAATCTTGATGATATTTTTGGCTCTTTTGATCCATCTTTATTATCATCATCAACCCAATTACAATCTCCAAGCGATCTCCGCGGAAACTACTCGCCTTCCCCAATGCGAAAACCCGCAAATTTCGCTTTTGATTCATCCGCTGCGGTTGCTCAAGCAGTGATCAATTCAAGGTCCGGTGCATTCTCAAAACAACGCAGTCAAAGCTTCATTGACCGCGGTGCGGGGCCCGTAGGCGGACCAATATCGCAATGGGGTTCGCCTGATGGGAAACTGGAGTGGGGGTTTAATGGAGAAGGGGCTAATAAGTTTAGAAAGTCTGCATCATTTGGGTTGAGAAATGGTTTGCCTGTGAGTGTTGGTCATGAGCCAGATGTTTCATGGGTGAATACATTGGTTAAAGATGTTTCATCGGTTGGAGTTGGGTTGTATAGTTCGTCGGAGAAACAAAGGtacggcggcggtggtggtggtgagaaaCTGCCGCAATGGGTGGAGCAGTGTTTATAG